A region of Panicum virgatum strain AP13 chromosome 8N, P.virgatum_v5, whole genome shotgun sequence DNA encodes the following proteins:
- the LOC120685096 gene encoding probable calcium-binding protein CML46: MELEHEDINTMMTNIRLDFDQENSMVCKCIGNDSIAQIFDEDEPSLQEVWQAFLVFDHNNDGYIDASDLERVLRSLGLGEGVGMDECEQMIAKYDVNKDRRIDIAEFTKVLEAGLC, from the coding sequence ATGGAGCTGGAACATGAAGATATAAACACCATGATGACAAACATAAGGCTGGATTTTGATCAAGAAAACAGTATGGTCTGCAAGTGCATTGGCAATGACTCTATTGCTCAGATTTTCGATGAGGATGAGCCCAGCTTGCAGGAGGTATGGCAGGCattcttggtgtttgatcacaACAATGACGGGTACATCGACGCGTCGGATTTGGAGCGAGTGCTCCGGAGTCTAGGATTAGGGGAAGGTGTAGGTATGGATGAGTGTGAGCAGATGATTGCCAAATACGATGTGAACAAGGACCGGAGAATAGATATAGCAGAGTTCACCAAGGTTTTGGAGGCAGGCCTTTGCTAG